In Chryseobacterium oranimense, a single window of DNA contains:
- a CDS encoding T9SS type B sorting domain-containing protein produces MKKALLVFLIICSRILYAQSDCISAISICGNSDISYTPSGPGNVLEGIGLNSCLSDTDNEHFSVWYTFTASTSGTLAFVINPTVDTDDYDFAVYGPTTNGCTSLNNNNIFVTPLRCNFNGTGSSQGNTGLLLTIPPPPPPNTNGSAGNQAEWSPHMVVQAGETYYLVVDNYRSSPDGFSLTWTGTASLSSAFNDPSLAPFPFTTPGLPAANPNDPNEVTVCSLATPFNFTSLSAGIINGNSPNFKVSYHKNTNDAITGGNPVTSEVVSLTQVYYYRIVYQDPANPTNPMNGCFITGKFKFRDGSFTLNNTTLTSCSNDGAGTAMFDLTTAAIGAGPTHTLKYYPTMFDLNAGTNEITSPSIYQFVSAQGKIFVKATNEFGCTATAEITLKFHPLVPVTEASLRSCFLETNPSLGTFNLSNATVTTLTGATKKYYPSLTDAVNGTNEILSFLAYTAPSGVIYVKVFNAQGCYSIAKVTLTVLSPVYSSVLQDKIICVEDKTTLDAGPGFNGYEWSTGATTQSITNVGVGTYWVKLKTGDCISIQNVKVYASEQPVVSSIDIANTSITVNVIGGTPPYQYSMDNINWQDSNIFTNVSRGDHTVYVKDAYDCEPIDITVVVPNLINVITPNGDGINDVIDYSALSGKQSLVLSIFDRYGTKIHQADKTNGFKWDGTVAGKKVPTGTYWYSVTWNENDKKNTPFKFSGWVMVKNRE; encoded by the coding sequence ATGAAAAAAGCATTACTCGTTTTTCTAATCATCTGCTCACGCATCTTATATGCCCAATCAGATTGTATTAGTGCAATATCTATCTGCGGAAACTCGGATATCTCTTATACCCCTTCAGGACCGGGAAATGTCCTGGAAGGCATTGGTCTTAATTCGTGTCTGAGTGATACGGATAATGAGCACTTTTCAGTATGGTATACTTTTACGGCATCAACTTCGGGAACATTGGCATTTGTAATCAATCCTACCGTTGACACCGACGACTATGACTTTGCAGTTTACGGCCCTACAACAAATGGCTGTACTTCATTGAACAACAATAACATTTTTGTAACCCCGCTGAGATGTAATTTCAACGGAACAGGTTCATCCCAGGGAAATACAGGTTTATTGCTAACCATCCCACCACCGCCACCGCCAAACACAAACGGAAGTGCAGGAAACCAGGCTGAATGGAGTCCTCATATGGTAGTTCAGGCCGGTGAGACTTATTATCTTGTTGTGGACAATTACAGAAGTTCACCGGATGGTTTCTCTTTGACATGGACAGGTACAGCAAGCTTAAGTTCTGCATTCAACGATCCTTCTCTGGCTCCGTTTCCGTTTACTACTCCGGGACTTCCGGCTGCTAACCCGAACGATCCGAACGAAGTAACGGTATGCTCACTTGCTACTCCATTTAATTTTACCTCATTAAGCGCGGGAATTATCAACGGAAACAGTCCAAATTTCAAGGTATCTTATCATAAAAATACCAATGACGCCATTACAGGAGGAAATCCTGTTACGTCAGAAGTAGTGAGCCTTACGCAGGTTTACTATTACAGAATTGTATATCAGGATCCTGCGAACCCGACAAACCCTATGAACGGTTGTTTTATTACCGGGAAATTTAAATTCAGAGATGGCAGTTTTACCTTAAATAATACTACGCTTACCAGCTGTAGCAATGATGGTGCGGGTACAGCAATGTTCGATCTTACTACAGCTGCTATAGGAGCGGGACCAACCCATACGTTAAAGTATTATCCTACAATGTTCGACCTGAATGCGGGAACGAATGAGATTACAAGCCCTTCTATATATCAGTTTGTTTCAGCTCAGGGAAAAATATTTGTAAAAGCTACCAATGAATTCGGATGTACAGCAACAGCTGAAATTACTCTGAAATTCCATCCGCTGGTACCAGTGACTGAGGCTTCTTTAAGATCTTGTTTCCTTGAAACCAACCCTTCGCTGGGAACATTCAACCTAAGCAATGCTACAGTAACGACTCTGACAGGAGCTACTAAAAAATACTATCCTTCTTTAACAGATGCAGTAAACGGAACGAATGAAATTTTAAGCTTCCTGGCTTACACGGCACCATCAGGAGTGATCTATGTAAAAGTATTTAATGCACAGGGATGTTATTCAATTGCAAAAGTAACATTAACTGTACTTTCTCCAGTTTACTCGAGTGTACTGCAGGACAAGATCATCTGCGTTGAGGATAAAACCACGCTGGATGCAGGCCCAGGATTCAACGGATACGAATGGAGTACAGGAGCCACTACCCAGTCTATTACCAACGTAGGTGTAGGAACCTATTGGGTAAAATTAAAGACCGGAGACTGTATCTCAATACAGAATGTAAAAGTATATGCTTCCGAGCAGCCTGTTGTTTCAAGCATTGATATTGCCAACACTTCTATAACTGTAAATGTTATCGGAGGAACTCCACCTTACCAATATTCAATGGATAATATTAACTGGCAGGACTCCAACATATTCACCAATGTTTCAAGAGGAGATCATACAGTCTATGTAAAAGATGCTTACGACTGTGAACCTATTGATATAACAGTTGTAGTTCCTAACCTTATTAATGTGATCACTCCAAACGGAGACGGGATAAATGACGTAATAGACTATTCAGCATTATCAGGAAAACAAAGTCTTGTATTGAGTATTTTTGACAGATACGGAACAAAAATCCACCAGGCTGATAAAACCAACGGATTCAAATGGGACGGAACGGTAGCCGGTAAAAAAGTTCCTACAGGAACCTACTGGTACTCCGTAACATGGAATGAAAATGATAAAAAGAACACTCCATTCAAGTTCTCTGGATGGGTAATGGTAAAAAACAGAGAATAA